The following coding sequences lie in one Pectobacterium sp. A5351 genomic window:
- a CDS encoding tail fiber assembly protein — MSHYSTQIKNAELNEHGLAINTGWITVYHVNPATREYQSASYEYVMQGVGLPADSYADEPQLPPVGQALRRRADGKAWEQVPDYRGQTVYSTETRQTQTVMQLGELPENMTSLAPTTEFDQWDGTAWVTNLEAQQLAATQNLQQELAARRATATTHITELSYAVDLTIATDEEQERLTQWKMYLVALNRIDLTAASVVWPVAPSA; from the coding sequence ATGAGCCACTATTCAACACAAATTAAAAACGCAGAACTGAACGAGCACGGATTAGCCATCAATACCGGATGGATTACCGTTTATCACGTGAATCCGGCGACGCGGGAATACCAGAGCGCCAGCTATGAATATGTGATGCAGGGTGTCGGCTTGCCTGCCGACAGCTACGCAGACGAACCGCAATTGCCGCCAGTTGGTCAAGCCCTGCGCCGCCGTGCGGACGGTAAAGCGTGGGAGCAGGTGCCGGATTATCGCGGCCAGACGGTCTACAGCACGGAAACACGACAGACGCAGACGGTGATGCAATTGGGCGAATTGCCAGAAAATATGACCTCTCTGGCTCCAACCACCGAGTTCGACCAGTGGGATGGAACAGCCTGGGTGACAAACCTTGAGGCGCAGCAACTTGCCGCAACCCAAAACCTACAGCAAGAACTGGCGGCACGGCGTGCAACGGCAACAACCCACATTACCGAACTGAGCTACGCCGTGGACTTAACTATTGCCACGGATGAAGAACAAGAACGGCTAACGCAATGGAAAATGTATCTGGTTGCGTTGAACCGTATTGATCTCACCGCTGCGTCAGTTGTGTGGCCAGTCGCGCCTTCTGCGTAA
- the cydA gene encoding cytochrome ubiquinol oxidase subunit I, whose amino-acid sequence MFDVVELSRLQFALTAMYHFLFVPLTLGLSFLLVIMNTTYVLTGKQIYKDMTKFWGKLFAINFALGVATGLTLEFQFGTNWSYYSHYVGDIFGAPLAMEGLMAFFLESTLIGLFFFGWDRLTKVQHMLVTWFVALGSNFSALWILVANGWMQNPIAAEFNYETMRMEMLSFAELVLNPVAQVKFVHTVAAGYTAGAMFVLGISSYYLLRGRDIAFAKRSFAIAASFGLASVLSVIVLGDESGYVMVMGDVQKTKLAAIEAEWETQPAPASFTLFALPNQETMQNDYAIHVPYLLGLIATRSLDKPVVGIKDLMAQHQIRIRNGMTAYGLLEELRSGNTDPAVRTRFEATKHDLGYGLLLKRYTDDVANASENQIQQATKDSIPRVAPLYVAFRLMVGCGVLMLGIFALSFWSVIRGRMGQRKWLHRAALYGIPLPWIAIESGWFVAEYGRQPWAVGEVLPTAIANSSLEAHDILLSMGLICGLYTLFLIAEMYLMFKFARLGPSSLKTGRYHFEQPTTQSLATPAKP is encoded by the coding sequence ATGTTTGATGTCGTTGAGCTGTCGCGGCTACAATTTGCCCTGACTGCCATGTATCACTTTCTTTTCGTCCCGCTGACGCTGGGATTGTCTTTCCTGCTCGTCATTATGAACACGACTTATGTGTTGACCGGCAAGCAAATCTATAAGGATATGACCAAATTCTGGGGCAAGCTGTTCGCTATCAACTTTGCGTTGGGCGTGGCAACCGGTCTGACGCTGGAATTCCAGTTCGGCACCAACTGGTCTTACTATTCTCACTACGTGGGCGATATTTTTGGCGCGCCGCTGGCGATGGAAGGACTCATGGCGTTCTTCCTCGAATCCACGCTGATCGGCCTGTTCTTTTTCGGCTGGGATCGTCTGACCAAAGTTCAACATATGCTGGTGACCTGGTTCGTCGCGCTAGGCTCCAACTTTTCCGCCCTGTGGATTCTGGTCGCCAACGGCTGGATGCAAAACCCGATTGCCGCCGAATTCAATTATGAAACCATGCGCATGGAAATGCTGAGCTTCGCCGAGCTGGTGCTTAACCCAGTCGCGCAGGTGAAATTTGTGCACACCGTAGCCGCAGGTTACACCGCCGGCGCGATGTTTGTACTTGGGATCAGCTCTTACTATCTGCTGAGAGGCCGCGATATCGCCTTTGCCAAACGCTCGTTCGCGATTGCCGCCAGTTTCGGCCTGGCCTCGGTGCTGTCTGTCATCGTGCTGGGTGATGAATCCGGCTATGTGATGGTGATGGGCGATGTGCAGAAAACCAAGCTGGCCGCGATTGAAGCCGAATGGGAAACGCAGCCCGCTCCGGCTTCTTTCACCCTGTTCGCCCTCCCCAATCAGGAAACGATGCAGAATGACTACGCCATCCACGTTCCCTATCTGCTGGGGCTTATCGCCACACGTTCACTCGACAAACCCGTCGTTGGTATTAAAGACCTGATGGCGCAACATCAGATTCGCATTCGTAACGGCATGACGGCCTATGGTCTGCTGGAGGAACTGCGTTCGGGTAACACCGATCCCGCCGTTCGCACACGCTTTGAAGCCACCAAACACGATCTTGGCTACGGTCTGCTGCTTAAGCGCTATACCGATGATGTCGCCAATGCCAGCGAAAACCAGATTCAGCAGGCAACCAAAGACTCAATCCCGCGCGTCGCACCGCTGTATGTCGCTTTCCGTCTGATGGTGGGCTGCGGCGTATTGATGCTCGGCATTTTTGCGCTGTCGTTCTGGAGCGTCATACGCGGCCGCATGGGACAGCGTAAATGGCTGCACCGCGCCGCGCTGTACGGGATTCCCCTGCCCTGGATCGCGATTGAATCCGGCTGGTTCGTCGCCGAGTACGGCCGTCAGCCGTGGGCAGTCGGCGAGGTTCTGCCTACCGCCATTGCCAATTCGTCTCTGGAAGCGCATGACATCCTGCTGTCGATGGGGCTGATTTGCGGGCTGTATACGCTGTTTCTGATCGCAGAAATGTATCTGATGTTCAAGTTTGCCCGACTGGGGCCAAGCAGCCTGAAAACGGGCCGTTACCACTTTGAGCAACCGACGACACAATCCCTCGCGACACCTGCAAAACCTTAA
- the cydB gene encoding cytochrome d ubiquinol oxidase subunit II, whose product MTWAWAFCCACWAKTIPSGGFFGLLNPFGLLAGVVSVAMIVAHGAIYLQMRTTDVLQRRAQKTVLIASVLMSLTFLLAGFWVQTGIDGYMITSTMDKAAPSNPLNKNVVQQAGAWLTNFNAHPSLWAIPALGVILPWFTCLFSRVNRCGWGFLTSSLTIVCVILTAGITLFPFVMPSSVDPNVSLTLWDATSSQLTLQVMTILACIFVPTILLYTSWCYYKMFGRIDARYIEANKHSVY is encoded by the coding sequence TTGACATGGGCGTGGGCATTCTGCTGCGCCTGCTGGGCAAAAACGATACCGAGCGGCGGGTTCTTTGGCCTGTTGAACCCGTTCGGGCTGCTGGCAGGCGTCGTGAGTGTCGCGATGATCGTCGCACACGGCGCCATTTACCTGCAAATGCGCACCACAGACGTCCTTCAGCGCCGCGCGCAAAAAACGGTCCTGATCGCCAGCGTGCTGATGAGCCTCACCTTCTTACTGGCAGGCTTCTGGGTACAGACAGGCATCGACGGCTACATGATTACCTCCACCATGGATAAAGCCGCCCCGTCTAATCCGCTGAATAAAAACGTGGTCCAGCAGGCCGGTGCCTGGTTAACCAACTTTAATGCGCATCCGTCGCTGTGGGCGATCCCCGCACTGGGCGTGATTTTACCGTGGTTCACCTGTCTCTTCTCGCGCGTGAATCGCTGCGGCTGGGGTTTTCTGACCTCATCATTAACGATTGTCTGCGTGATTCTGACGGCAGGAATTACGCTGTTCCCGTTCGTGATGCCTTCCAGCGTCGATCCCAACGTCAGCCTGACCCTCTGGGATGCGACGTCCAGCCAGCTTACGCTTCAGGTGATGACCATTCTGGCCTGCATTTTTGTTCCCACCATCCTGCTTTATACCAGTTGGTGTTATTACAAAATGTTTGGCCGGATCGATGCCCGCTACATCGAAGCGAATAAGCATTCCGTTTACTGA
- the cydX gene encoding cytochrome bd-I oxidase subunit CydX, giving the protein MWYFAWILGTLLACAFALVTALAVENHEAGKDAP; this is encoded by the coding sequence ATGTGGTATTTCGCCTGGATACTCGGCACGCTGCTGGCCTGCGCATTCGCACTGGTCACTGCGTTAGCGGTAGAGAACCATGAAGCGGGCAAAGATGCCCCTTGA
- a CDS encoding YidH family protein translates to MTTPRQDKTPWWRQGKTPDYRFSLANERTFLAWIRTALAFLAGAVGIDQFTVHIDPLVRQGLALLLVVCAALLGALAYRRWVNNEKAMRQESDMPYTPMLLIVTLFITLIALALAAMILFG, encoded by the coding sequence ATGACAACACCCAGACAGGACAAAACACCGTGGTGGCGTCAGGGGAAAACCCCAGACTACCGTTTTTCATTAGCGAATGAGCGCACCTTTCTGGCGTGGATTCGCACCGCGCTAGCGTTTCTTGCGGGTGCCGTGGGTATCGATCAATTTACCGTCCATATCGACCCGCTGGTGCGTCAGGGGCTGGCTCTGCTACTGGTCGTCTGCGCCGCGCTGCTTGGCGCTCTGGCCTATCGTCGCTGGGTCAACAATGAGAAAGCGATGCGGCAGGAAAGCGATATGCCGTATACGCCGATGCTGCTGATCGTGACGCTGTTTATCACCCTCATTGCCCTCGCGCTTGCCGCCATGATCCTGTTCGGGTAG
- a CDS encoding DUF202 domain-containing protein, whose product METTRDPGLQPQRTGMAWTRTLFVMLINSLLCFRLSMVDGSRAIFACAILLLCVSALMSVLAILRYRFNACCQPRLSRASHGLIALTSASIVITALVLLLHFSGVWQG is encoded by the coding sequence ATGGAAACCACTCGCGATCCGGGGCTACAGCCGCAGCGAACCGGCATGGCCTGGACACGTACCCTGTTTGTGATGTTAATCAACAGCCTGCTGTGTTTTCGCCTGAGTATGGTAGACGGCAGTCGTGCCATTTTTGCCTGCGCCATTCTGCTTCTGTGCGTTTCTGCCCTAATGTCGGTGCTGGCGATTCTGCGCTATCGCTTTAACGCTTGCTGTCAGCCCAGGCTATCACGCGCCAGCCACGGCCTGATCGCACTCACATCCGCATCAATAGTGATTACTGCACTGGTGTTATTACTGCATTTTAGCGGCGTGTGGCAGGGGTAA
- the fdhE gene encoding formate dehydrogenase accessory protein FdhE, producing MSIRIVPQEQLEKNEKSMPEGHIPPLLFANLKSLYSSRAERLRQLAEDHPLGDYLTFAAGVVEAQQKVLHDHPLKLDLNDVLQQSGERPPLDIAVFPRDAHWHTLLRALIEELKPDASGQVLSTLENLEKASEQELEEYATALLQHEFRAENNDKAPFIWAALSLFWAQMASLLPGKARAVPGEHRQFCPVCGSIPVSGVVQLGTSSGLRYLHCNLCESEWHMVRVKCSNCEESSELNYWSLDSENSAIKAESCGHCGTYLKLLYQEKDHRVEAVADDLASLVLDVKMEEEGFSRSSINPFLFPESSIE from the coding sequence ATGAGTATTCGCATTGTTCCTCAGGAACAGTTAGAAAAAAACGAGAAATCAATGCCGGAAGGGCATATCCCTCCGCTGCTTTTTGCCAACCTGAAAAGCCTGTACAGCAGCCGTGCAGAGCGTTTGCGTCAGTTGGCAGAAGATCACCCGCTGGGGGATTATCTCACCTTCGCCGCAGGCGTGGTGGAAGCTCAGCAGAAGGTATTGCACGATCATCCGTTGAAGCTTGACCTGAATGATGTGCTGCAACAGTCCGGAGAACGTCCGCCGCTCGATATCGCGGTGTTCCCGCGTGATGCACACTGGCATACGCTGCTGCGTGCACTGATTGAAGAATTGAAACCGGATGCCAGCGGACAGGTGTTATCCACGCTGGAGAATCTGGAAAAAGCCTCAGAGCAGGAGCTGGAAGAATACGCGACCGCGCTGCTGCAACATGAATTTCGTGCTGAAAATAATGATAAAGCCCCGTTCATCTGGGCGGCGCTGTCGCTGTTCTGGGCACAGATGGCAAGTTTGTTACCCGGTAAAGCGCGCGCCGTACCCGGCGAACATCGCCAATTTTGCCCCGTGTGCGGCAGTATTCCTGTCTCTGGCGTGGTGCAATTAGGCACCTCCAGCGGGCTGCGTTATCTGCACTGTAATCTGTGCGAGAGCGAATGGCACATGGTGCGGGTGAAATGCAGCAACTGTGAAGAGTCGAGCGAGCTGAATTATTGGTCGCTGGATAGCGAAAATTCCGCGATTAAAGCAGAAAGCTGCGGCCACTGCGGCACGTATCTGAAATTGCTCTATCAGGAAAAAGATCACCGAGTGGAAGCGGTCGCCGACGATTTGGCTTCGCTGGTGCTGGATGTGAAAATGGAGGAAGAAGGTTTTTCTCGCAGCAGCATCAATCCTTTCCTGTTCCCGGAAAGTTCGATCGAATAG
- a CDS encoding aminotransferase-like domain-containing protein produces the protein MAKFEQLAHQIREQLQEGIWQPGDKLPSLREKSLHSGMSLMTVLHAYQLLESQGLIVSRPQSGYYAAPQLSTLPADSLHSPVGQARVQLTEDVDVNAFIFDVLQASKDPAVMPFGSAFPDPQLFPQRQLTRSLASVARHMQPHSALDNLPPGNESLRKNIAQRYALQGIAVSPDEIVITAGAMESLNLSLQVLTEPGDYVVIESPAFYGALQAIERLKLKAIAIATDPQQGIDLEALQQALNDYPIKACWLMTNFHNPLGCTLSWEKKQRLVAMLETHGVGLVEDDVYSELYTGLQRPRPAKALDKKGTVLHCSSFSKNLVAGFRIGWVAAGRYAGNIQRLQLMSTLSTSAPMQLAIADYLATSSYDSHLRRLRRALEQRKHTALQSLRRHFPGEVRINHSQGGYFLWLELPEGVSSTELYRRALERGISIAPGKMFTTGDKYDRYFRFNASYEWDDRCEKSVIALAALIRAQIVERLA, from the coding sequence ATGGCAAAGTTTGAACAGCTCGCTCACCAGATCCGTGAGCAGCTTCAGGAAGGGATTTGGCAGCCGGGCGACAAATTGCCCTCGCTGCGGGAGAAATCACTGCATTCGGGTATGAGTCTGATGACCGTGTTGCACGCGTATCAGCTGCTGGAAAGTCAGGGATTGATTGTGTCGCGTCCACAGTCGGGGTATTACGCGGCACCACAGCTGTCCACACTCCCCGCAGACAGCCTGCATTCGCCCGTGGGGCAGGCGCGCGTTCAACTGACCGAAGACGTTGACGTTAACGCATTTATTTTTGACGTACTTCAGGCCAGCAAAGATCCGGCAGTAATGCCGTTTGGATCGGCATTTCCCGATCCACAGCTCTTTCCACAGCGCCAGTTAACGCGCTCGCTGGCCTCGGTAGCGCGTCATATGCAGCCACACAGCGCGCTGGATAATTTACCGCCGGGTAATGAGAGCTTAAGGAAGAATATCGCCCAGCGCTATGCGTTGCAGGGGATTGCTGTCTCGCCCGATGAGATTGTGATTACAGCGGGGGCGATGGAGTCCCTTAATCTCAGTCTTCAGGTGCTGACGGAGCCGGGCGATTATGTGGTGATCGAATCCCCGGCGTTTTACGGTGCGCTACAGGCGATTGAACGCCTGAAGCTCAAGGCGATTGCGATTGCAACCGATCCGCAGCAGGGCATCGATCTTGAGGCATTGCAGCAGGCGCTGAACGACTATCCGATCAAAGCCTGCTGGCTGATGACCAATTTCCATAATCCGCTCGGCTGCACATTGTCCTGGGAGAAAAAGCAGAGGCTGGTGGCGATGCTGGAAACACACGGTGTCGGGCTGGTAGAAGATGATGTCTACAGCGAGCTTTACACGGGTCTGCAACGTCCGCGGCCCGCGAAGGCGCTGGATAAAAAAGGCACGGTCTTACACTGTTCCTCGTTTTCTAAAAATCTGGTGGCAGGGTTCCGCATCGGCTGGGTGGCGGCAGGACGTTATGCGGGAAATATTCAGCGTTTACAGCTGATGAGCACATTATCAACCAGCGCCCCGATGCAACTGGCGATTGCGGACTATCTGGCAACCAGCAGCTATGACAGCCATCTGCGCCGCCTGCGGCGGGCGCTGGAGCAGCGTAAACATACCGCATTACAATCGCTACGCCGACACTTTCCGGGTGAAGTCCGCATTAATCATTCGCAAGGCGGCTATTTTCTCTGGCTGGAATTGCCAGAAGGCGTCAGCAGCACGGAACTCTATCGCCGTGCGCTGGAGCGGGGTATCAGTATTGCGCCGGGAAAGATGTTCACTACTGGTGATAAATACGATCGCTACTTTCGCTTCAACGCCTCCTATGAATGGGACGATCGCTGCGAAAAAAGTGTGATTGCATTAGCGGCGCTGATTCGGGCGCAGATCGTCGAGCGTTTGGCCTAA
- a CDS encoding glutamine amidotransferase, with translation MSEKVLLVIQLGQPPEGIASQVGQQGKWFSDAVQGNTQPIQVVRPDLGEPLPPFDTLAAVVISGSWSMVTDRLDWSEYTAGWLREAYYADIPLLGVCYGHQLLADALGGKVGDNPNGKEVGVQIVTTNEAAAQDPLLRDYPPQFGAYLTHQQSVLEPPEGAQVLARSEMDGCQIIRYSDKVLTVQFHPEFSADIMLTCLRHNEAALRQGGWDVDRMMDIPQEPVWARKILLDFVQRYAAN, from the coding sequence ATGAGCGAAAAGGTATTGCTGGTGATTCAGTTGGGCCAACCGCCGGAAGGCATTGCGTCTCAGGTTGGGCAACAAGGGAAGTGGTTTTCCGATGCGGTACAGGGTAACACGCAGCCGATACAGGTAGTTCGTCCCGATCTCGGGGAACCGCTGCCGCCGTTTGATACGCTGGCGGCGGTGGTGATCTCCGGCTCGTGGTCAATGGTCACAGATCGACTGGACTGGAGCGAATATACCGCTGGCTGGTTGCGTGAAGCGTATTACGCCGATATCCCGCTGCTGGGCGTGTGCTATGGGCACCAACTGCTTGCCGATGCGCTGGGCGGCAAAGTGGGGGATAACCCCAACGGTAAGGAAGTTGGCGTCCAGATTGTGACAACGAATGAAGCCGCAGCACAAGACCCATTACTGCGTGATTATCCACCGCAGTTTGGCGCTTATCTGACTCACCAGCAGTCCGTGCTGGAACCGCCCGAAGGTGCACAGGTGCTGGCGCGCTCAGAGATGGATGGCTGCCAGATTATCCGCTATAGCGATAAAGTGTTGACCGTGCAATTCCACCCGGAATTCAGCGCGGACATCATGCTGACGTGCTTGCGGCATAATGAGGCGGCGCTGCGACAGGGCGGCTGGGATGTCGATCGGATGATGGACATCCCGCAGGAGCCTGTCTGGGCGCGCAAGATCCTGCTGGATTTTGTACAACGCTACGCGGCGAACTAG
- a CDS encoding membrane-bound PQQ-dependent dehydrogenase, glucose/quinate/shikimate family, with translation MAKPLVSRLQGIWLLILGLIVTAIGAFFAYYGTKLIGLGGSPYFLVSGLALLISGVLLWRKNVFGAYLYGAVLLGTVIWALWDVGLDFWPLVSRLLTLAGIAILVALSLPLLRNSAGKQTSWRAAGLSAGVLALAFVATVAGMFVPHAPVPSSGAQLPLVPVKPGEEQQNWSNYGNTSGASRFVALDQVTRDNVKDLQVAWTYRTGDVPQSPGGGGAEDQQTPLQVGNRLFLCTPHNNIIAVDATSGEQLWKTEIGAHQKKWMRCRGLAYFDATQPLVQPDLPGSTPVAQVSVPAGAVCQRRILMNSVTPELIAVDADTGAFCQDFGTNGRVDLSDHMGKGSDKGQYYPTSAPTLAGTTIVIGGRVADNVSIDMPGGVVRGFDVITGKLRWAFDPGNPQKTTEPAQGQDYTRSTPNVWAPMSYDPQSNTVFMPTGSAAIDLWGVKRSDLDRKFGASMVAVDASTGQVKWVYQTVHDDLWDFDVPMQPSFVNFPGENGKNVPALVFGTKAGQLFVLDRETGKPLTKVEDRKVEQGEIPNEVYSPTQPVSVGMPQIGADVLKESDMWGATPFDQLLCRVHFKSKRYNGLFTPPGHDPSLNLPGSLGGMNWGGLSTDPVNNYLFVNDMRVGLEVQLVPTSAEDKGKKSDGNEAASIDRPVPLDGTPYSVNAKVRFMSPIEIPCQKPPFGTLTAVDLKTQKIAWQVPVGTVKDTGPFGIKMGLPIPIGMPTIGGTLATQGGLVFIASTQDYYLRAFDSSTGKEVWKARLPVGSQSTPISYKSPVDGKQYVVISAGGARNSPDRGDYVVAYRLP, from the coding sequence ATGGCAAAACCACTTGTGTCCAGGTTGCAGGGTATCTGGCTGCTGATCTTGGGCTTAATCGTAACGGCAATAGGCGCTTTTTTTGCCTATTATGGCACCAAACTGATCGGTTTGGGGGGCAGCCCTTATTTTCTGGTATCCGGTTTGGCACTCCTGATTTCCGGGGTATTACTCTGGCGTAAAAACGTCTTCGGCGCTTATTTGTACGGTGCCGTTTTGTTGGGAACCGTTATTTGGGCACTGTGGGACGTGGGGCTGGATTTCTGGCCTCTGGTATCACGTTTGCTTACGCTGGCAGGGATTGCCATTCTGGTTGCATTGTCATTGCCTCTCTTGCGTAATTCAGCGGGCAAGCAGACGAGTTGGCGTGCCGCAGGGCTGTCTGCTGGTGTACTGGCGCTGGCTTTTGTTGCCACTGTCGCCGGGATGTTTGTTCCCCATGCACCGGTGCCTTCTTCCGGTGCTCAACTACCGTTAGTGCCTGTTAAACCCGGTGAAGAGCAGCAAAACTGGAGCAACTACGGTAACACTTCCGGTGCATCGCGTTTTGTCGCCTTGGATCAGGTCACGCGTGATAACGTGAAAGATCTCCAGGTTGCCTGGACATACCGCACGGGTGATGTGCCGCAAAGTCCGGGCGGCGGTGGCGCGGAAGATCAGCAGACACCGCTGCAAGTGGGTAACCGTTTATTCCTGTGTACGCCGCATAACAACATTATCGCGGTGGATGCCACAAGCGGTGAACAGCTATGGAAAACCGAAATTGGTGCTCATCAGAAAAAGTGGATGCGCTGTCGTGGTCTGGCTTATTTTGATGCCACACAACCGCTGGTGCAGCCCGATCTGCCGGGATCTACACCAGTAGCACAGGTTTCAGTACCGGCAGGTGCGGTTTGCCAGCGTCGCATCCTGATGAACAGCGTAACGCCGGAACTGATTGCCGTTGATGCGGATACCGGGGCATTTTGTCAGGATTTTGGCACCAATGGCCGGGTTGACCTCAGCGATCACATGGGTAAAGGCAGCGATAAGGGGCAATATTATCCGACATCAGCGCCCACATTGGCAGGGACGACCATCGTCATTGGTGGCAGGGTTGCGGATAACGTCAGTATTGATATGCCTGGCGGCGTTGTGCGTGGGTTTGACGTGATTACCGGTAAACTGCGTTGGGCATTTGACCCCGGCAATCCACAGAAGACGACCGAGCCGGCACAGGGTCAGGATTATACGCGCTCGACGCCCAACGTATGGGCACCGATGTCCTATGATCCGCAGTCAAATACCGTATTCATGCCGACGGGAAGTGCTGCGATCGACTTGTGGGGCGTTAAGCGTAGCGATCTGGATCGTAAATTCGGTGCCTCAATGGTGGCGGTTGATGCTTCCACCGGGCAGGTCAAATGGGTCTACCAGACGGTTCACGATGACCTGTGGGACTTTGATGTGCCGATGCAGCCTTCTTTCGTTAATTTCCCGGGCGAGAATGGCAAAAACGTACCCGCGTTAGTGTTCGGTACCAAAGCAGGTCAACTGTTTGTTCTCGATCGCGAGACGGGTAAACCGCTGACGAAAGTTGAAGACAGAAAGGTTGAACAGGGGGAGATCCCGAACGAGGTGTATTCACCGACTCAGCCTGTTTCTGTCGGTATGCCGCAGATTGGTGCGGATGTTCTTAAAGAGTCCGATATGTGGGGAGCCACGCCGTTTGATCAACTGCTCTGCCGCGTCCATTTCAAATCTAAACGTTACAATGGGCTGTTTACCCCGCCGGGACACGATCCGTCACTCAACCTGCCAGGCTCTTTAGGTGGCATGAACTGGGGCGGGCTTTCTACGGATCCGGTGAATAACTACCTGTTTGTCAATGATATGAGAGTGGGACTTGAAGTTCAGCTCGTACCGACGTCGGCGGAGGATAAAGGTAAGAAAAGTGATGGTAACGAAGCTGCCAGCATTGATCGTCCGGTACCGCTGGATGGCACGCCGTATTCGGTGAATGCGAAAGTGCGTTTCATGTCGCCTATTGAAATTCCTTGCCAGAAACCGCCATTTGGCACGCTGACGGCGGTGGATTTAAAAACGCAGAAAATCGCCTGGCAGGTTCCAGTGGGAACGGTCAAAGATACGGGGCCATTCGGCATTAAGATGGGGCTGCCAATTCCGATCGGTATGCCGACGATTGGCGGCACACTCGCTACTCAGGGCGGTCTGGTATTTATCGCCTCTACGCAGGATTACTATCTGCGCGCCTTTGATAGTTCAACGGGTAAAGAGGTATGGAAAGCTCGACTGCCAGTGGGAAGCCAGAGTACGCCAATCAGCTACAAGTCTCCGGTTGATGGTAAGCAGTATGTCGTTATCTCGGCAGGCGGCGCGCGTAACTCACCGGATCGCGGGGATTACGTTGTGGCCTACCGGCTGCCGTGA
- a CDS encoding YlaC family protein, whose amino-acid sequence MDEVKRLLTEEIERINREEKRDNKIRFSRKFMQSHPYLFAAMLVSYVPVAIILFYASYFGLPYLIGFTIFLLVMTLALSMDINPTYRFEDIDTLDLRVCYNGEWFTIRHVSQDTLDKLLRNEQVPSTVKAGIEKIQRTKGDVDFYDVFSLAYRQQPSA is encoded by the coding sequence ATGGACGAAGTAAAACGCCTTCTGACCGAAGAGATCGAACGGATTAATCGGGAAGAAAAACGCGACAATAAAATACGTTTTAGTCGCAAATTCATGCAGTCTCACCCCTATCTGTTTGCCGCGATGCTGGTGAGCTATGTGCCGGTCGCGATTATCCTCTTTTATGCCTCTTATTTTGGTTTGCCGTACCTGATCGGCTTTACCATATTCCTGCTGGTGATGACGCTGGCACTGTCGATGGACATTAACCCGACCTATCGTTTTGAAGACATCGATACGCTGGATTTACGCGTGTGCTATAACGGCGAGTGGTTTACGATCCGCCACGTATCGCAGGACACGCTGGATAAGCTGCTACGCAATGAGCAGGTACCGTCCACGGTGAAAGCAGGGATAGAAAAAATTCAGCGTACGAAAGGCGATGTAGATTTCTATGACGTTTTCTCATTGGCCTATCGCCAACAGCCTTCTGCCTGA
- a CDS encoding NAD(P)H-binding protein, whose translation MTWLLFGAGNGVGACLLQRAIECEQAVVLVLRNPEQAKHWREQGITVVEGDACDPETVAEACRVAGPAAIVVSTMGGGTVNYQGHRTVIDGAEQAGIKRMLLVTSLGCGDSWPLLSPRARAAFGFAVREKSLAESWLQSSSLDHCIVRPGGLLDVVATHNAKLTQGTATLGLVSRWDVALAVDQLLQQPVFGNQIYNLIDPDLTLPAIP comes from the coding sequence ATGACGTGGTTACTTTTTGGCGCGGGCAATGGGGTCGGCGCCTGCTTATTACAGCGGGCTATTGAGTGCGAGCAGGCGGTCGTACTCGTCTTGCGTAATCCTGAACAGGCCAAACACTGGCGTGAGCAGGGAATAACTGTGGTGGAAGGCGATGCCTGCGATCCGGAAACGGTAGCGGAAGCCTGTCGTGTGGCGGGCCCCGCTGCTATTGTGGTATCGACGATGGGTGGAGGTACGGTAAATTATCAGGGTCACCGAACGGTGATCGATGGCGCAGAGCAGGCCGGCATCAAGCGTATGCTGCTGGTGACGTCACTGGGCTGCGGTGATAGCTGGCCGCTGTTGTCGCCCCGCGCCAGAGCCGCGTTTGGTTTTGCAGTACGTGAGAAGTCGCTGGCGGAAAGCTGGTTGCAGAGCAGCTCGTTGGATCACTGTATTGTGCGTCCCGGCGGCCTGCTGGACGTGGTCGCGACGCACAATGCGAAACTGACACAAGGCACTGCGACGCTGGGGCTGGTGTCACGCTGGGATGTGGCGCTGGCGGTTGATCAACTGCTGCAACAACCGGTGTTTGGCAATCAGATCTATAATCTGATCGATCCCGATCTCACCCTGCCTGCCATTCCGTAA